From Borrelia sp. RT5S, the proteins below share one genomic window:
- a CDS encoding glycoside hydrolase family 3 N-terminal domain-containing protein: MRNGIFKFLLIKISVFLNFYFLGAIPEIDYDYFEQDKSDLVSIDRFLGKSDSKNVLGKRHLFIGIRNVSNPSVVQKLDTGVLKKIKKINPIGIILFRENFKDARQTKELIESLKQHIDSDIFIAVDEEGGLVNRVSEKKSLGVYSFPSMESVGRTNDVHLAYKVGEILGKQLRRLGINVNMAPVADSKTASDTPLVNRAFGHLTYNIGLMVESFVEALQKQGVAAVVKHFPGLGGTRVDTHKEIALLPYSKNFLMKNNFVPFIFGKEAKFIMVGHVFIPKISKDVTSMSRDIVDIIRYNLNIGSTIITDAYDMGAIVNNFKTEDAIRKSLDSGVDIVLVPEGYE; this comes from the coding sequence ATGAGAAATGGAATATTTAAGTTTTTATTGATAAAAATCTCGGTTTTTTTAAATTTTTATTTCTTGGGAGCTATTCCCGAGATAGATTATGATTATTTCGAGCAGGATAAATCTGATCTTGTAAGTATCGATAGATTTTTGGGAAAATCTGATTCTAAAAACGTGTTAGGCAAGCGTCACCTATTCATTGGCATTAGGAACGTTTCAAACCCCAGCGTTGTACAAAAACTTGACACAGGTGTACTTAAAAAAATAAAAAAAATCAATCCAATAGGAATTATTTTATTCAGGGAAAATTTTAAAGATGCTAGGCAGACCAAAGAGTTAATTGAATCGTTAAAGCAACATATTGATTCTGATATTTTTATTGCTGTGGATGAAGAAGGAGGGTTGGTTAATAGAGTTAGTGAGAAGAAAAGCCTAGGTGTATATAGTTTTCCTTCTATGGAATCTGTTGGTAGGACAAATGATGTGCATCTTGCATATAAAGTTGGAGAAATTCTTGGAAAACAACTTAGACGACTTGGTATTAATGTAAATATGGCACCAGTAGCCGATTCAAAAACAGCTTCTGATACTCCTTTAGTTAACAGGGCCTTTGGACATTTAACTTACAATATTGGCCTTATGGTGGAGTCATTTGTGGAAGCACTGCAGAAACAAGGAGTTGCCGCAGTTGTTAAGCATTTCCCTGGTCTTGGAGGTACCAGGGTGGATACTCATAAAGAGATAGCCTTGCTACCGTATAGCAAAAATTTTTTAATGAAAAATAATTTTGTTCCATTTATTTTTGGCAAGGAAGCAAAGTTTATTATGGTTGGTCATGTGTTCATCCCCAAAATTTCTAAAGATGTAACTAGCATGTCAAGGGATATTGTGGATATTATAAGGTACAATTTAAACATTGGTAGCACCATAATAACTGATGCGTATGATATGGGAGCAATTGTGAATAATTTCAAAACAGAGGATGCAATTAGAAAATCTTTGGACTCAGGTGTCGATATCGTGCTAGTCCCGGAGGGATACGAGTGA
- a CDS encoding UTP--glucose-1-phosphate uridylyltransferase, whose product MIDKDFSKRVLDDLNMHRLGPLNVSFKSFPDKNHASIFNLADNIFKLKFKKRFVEDNLRKYINNPPEFLRAEEDFYIFNGDELEKLGLALYPYLSCGLLNGGSATSYVDILKNSDFNKELYLLYENKILEAKKKFKDLPKGITPAYINKDGSYGFSFLALKIRHLLMLSKRYMDSYSVSVKPSIFQMTSFKTDPFISKFLDNIFDEELIKSLNCCSFRREDILTAIQPLVHCYKKLNNGQYVYFDYDNKGEKTILALPAGHGQNFRVLRDIYLKLYELGKRFVYIGNIDNIGFTVNLKALAIMAITNSSSGFEFSVKTALDTKGGVLIVDKDDNLTCVDIGGAISKECVQKFEYRGDKILFNCATGLFNLEYLVKNIDRIIEEMPSRVLEQNKEIGKYFSIEQITWEVIKLVDNPLIFEVNRRDRFLPAKLFSDMLVNSGYLKDRLPFNIFYVAACLNSSLNNLLKNDYGLVFKDEKWNI is encoded by the coding sequence ATGATAGACAAAGATTTTTCCAAAAGAGTGCTTGATGACCTTAATATGCATAGGCTTGGGCCTTTAAATGTGTCTTTTAAGAGTTTTCCGGATAAAAATCATGCAAGTATTTTTAATCTTGCGGATAATATTTTTAAATTGAAGTTTAAAAAGAGGTTTGTTGAGGATAATTTGAGAAAATATATTAATAACCCTCCAGAATTTTTAAGGGCAGAGGAGGATTTTTATATTTTCAATGGTGATGAATTAGAAAAGTTAGGATTAGCCTTATATCCTTACCTCTCATGTGGCCTTTTGAATGGAGGATCTGCAACTAGTTATGTTGATATTTTGAAAAATAGTGATTTTAATAAAGAATTGTATCTTTTGTATGAAAATAAAATACTTGAAGCTAAAAAAAAATTTAAAGATTTACCCAAGGGAATAACTCCTGCGTATATTAATAAGGATGGTAGTTATGGATTTTCATTTCTAGCATTAAAAATTCGACATCTTTTGATGCTTTCTAAGAGGTATATGGATTCTTATAGTGTAAGCGTTAAGCCTTCAATTTTTCAGATGACCAGCTTTAAGACAGATCCATTTATTTCTAAATTTTTAGACAATATCTTTGATGAAGAGTTGATTAAGAGCCTAAATTGTTGCTCTTTTAGAAGAGAAGATATCCTTACGGCTATTCAACCGTTGGTTCATTGTTATAAAAAATTGAATAACGGTCAATATGTGTATTTTGATTATGATAATAAAGGGGAAAAAACTATACTAGCTTTACCTGCTGGGCATGGACAAAATTTTAGAGTTTTAAGAGATATTTATTTGAAGCTTTATGAACTTGGGAAGAGATTTGTATATATTGGGAATATTGATAATATTGGTTTTACTGTTAACTTAAAGGCTCTGGCGATAATGGCCATCACAAACAGTTCTTCTGGGTTTGAATTTAGCGTTAAAACAGCACTAGATACAAAAGGAGGGGTTTTGATTGTAGATAAAGATGATAATTTGACATGTGTTGATATTGGTGGAGCTATTTCTAAAGAATGCGTTCAGAAATTTGAATATAGAGGGGATAAGATTTTGTTCAATTGTGCGACGGGTCTTTTTAATTTAGAATACTTGGTCAAAAATATTGATAGAATTATAGAAGAGATGCCCAGTAGAGTTCTTGAGCAAAATAAAGAGATAGGTAAATACTTTTCCATTGAGCAAATAACTTGGGAAGTAATAAAGTTAGTAGATAATCCCTTAATTTTTGAGGTAAATAGGCGAGATAGATTTCTTCCTGCAAAGTTATTTAGTGATATGCTTGTTAATAGTGGTTATTTGAAGGATAGGTTACCGTTTAATATTTTTTATGTTGCCGCTTGCTTAAATAGTTCTCTTAATAATTTATTGAAAAATGATTATGGTTTGGTGTTCAAAGATGAGAAATGGAATATTTAA
- a CDS encoding phosphoglucomutase, whose product MLRGYELNTTNLKHSISEMILSPSGFRKIFAKSKDEDSTDCEIDDGDKVLVSIIAFTISDYFKKKAKKYINIGLDSRTTGNIISEVIIKTLILSGNDIKFFGILPIPEILAYTKNSKNSKGFIYISASHNPRGYNGLKIGLDDGGVLNSKEINKIIHKIKSNIENEILIEKIIKPLKNFNTNEANLKQYERIIQDRTQNKAKSYCEYKSLMYEIIYSNKNDKKNIENLKENIKKNPIGIIGEMNGSSRVNSIDGDIIRSFGVKLEFYNTQMGVFKHGMIPEGKSLHMCRQILEKKFKEDDSFQLGYVPDCDGDRGNLVFIDKISEKSKIIEAQKIFALSVLSELSYLYHIGIKSNLAVVVNDATSLNIEKIATLFNAKVYRVEVGESNLTEMADILRRKGLTVKILGEGSNGGNITYPSKVRDPLATVFSIIKLLRIKELHKVWCSLSNNKYGENYNLNDILKTINFYSNVETSSQDAILKLRVNNQETLKANYEKLLEKEMKNSKLISELLIDNFTVINYEGIKQSKTRTGDSSGGLKVLLNSSAKKEIIASLWMRGSKTEPIFRVLSEIKSENQDRLMDLLKFNKDLIQNAYSAL is encoded by the coding sequence ATGTTGAGGGGGTATGAGCTAAACACGACGAATCTAAAACACTCCATCTCGGAAATGATACTCTCGCCCTCAGGATTTAGAAAGATATTTGCAAAATCAAAAGACGAAGATTCAACGGACTGTGAGATCGATGATGGCGACAAGGTACTAGTTTCAATAATAGCTTTCACTATATCAGATTATTTTAAAAAGAAAGCAAAAAAATACATTAATATAGGGCTAGACTCAAGAACAACTGGAAATATAATCTCTGAAGTAATAATAAAAACTCTAATACTGAGTGGAAATGATATTAAATTTTTCGGTATACTTCCAATACCAGAGATTTTGGCTTATACAAAGAATAGCAAAAACTCAAAAGGATTTATATACATTTCTGCTAGTCATAATCCTAGAGGATATAATGGACTTAAAATTGGTTTAGACGACGGAGGTGTGTTAAATTCAAAGGAAATAAATAAAATAATACACAAAATTAAATCAAATATTGAAAACGAAATTTTGATAGAAAAAATAATAAAACCCTTAAAAAATTTCAACACAAATGAAGCTAATTTAAAACAATACGAAAGAATTATCCAAGACAGGACTCAAAATAAAGCAAAATCTTACTGTGAATATAAGTCATTAATGTATGAAATAATATATTCAAATAAAAACGATAAAAAGAATATTGAAAATTTGAAAGAAAATATTAAAAAAAATCCTATAGGAATAATAGGGGAAATGAACGGTAGCTCTCGAGTCAACTCGATAGATGGAGACATCATTAGATCTTTTGGAGTAAAGTTGGAATTTTACAACACTCAAATGGGAGTTTTTAAACATGGAATGATTCCTGAAGGCAAGTCTTTACATATGTGTAGGCAAATATTAGAAAAGAAATTTAAAGAAGACGACTCTTTCCAGTTAGGGTATGTTCCTGATTGCGACGGAGACAGAGGAAATTTAGTATTCATTGATAAGATAAGCGAAAAATCAAAAATCATTGAAGCACAAAAAATATTTGCCTTATCAGTACTCTCAGAACTTAGCTATCTTTATCACATTGGAATTAAAAGCAACTTAGCGGTTGTAGTTAATGATGCAACTTCATTAAACATTGAAAAAATAGCAACTTTATTTAATGCAAAAGTTTACAGGGTTGAAGTTGGTGAATCCAATTTGACGGAAATGGCAGATATTTTACGAAGAAAAGGATTGACAGTTAAGATCTTAGGGGAAGGATCAAATGGTGGGAATATTACATATCCCTCAAAAGTACGGGATCCTCTAGCCACAGTTTTTAGCATAATCAAACTACTAAGAATAAAAGAACTTCACAAAGTATGGTGCAGCTTATCTAATAATAAATACGGGGAAAATTATAATCTAAATGACATATTAAAGACAATAAATTTTTATAGTAATGTAGAAACATCATCTCAAGATGCTATACTGAAGCTTAGAGTAAATAATCAAGAGACACTAAAAGCAAATTATGAAAAGCTATTAGAAAAAGAAATGAAAAACAGTAAACTTATTTCAGAATTATTAATAGATAATTTTACAGTGATCAATTACGAAGGCATTAAACAAAGTAAAACCCGTACGGGCGATTCTTCAGGAGGACTTAAAGTTTTACTTAACTCCTCTGCAAAAAAAGAGATAATCGCAAGTCTATGGATGAGGGGTTCAAAAACAGAACCGATATTTAGAGTGCTCAGCGAGATTAAATCTGAAAACCAAGACAGACTGATGGACCTTCTAAAGTTTAATAAAGATCTGATTCAGAACGCGTATTCAGCACTATAA
- the trpS gene encoding tryptophan--tRNA ligase, whose amino-acid sequence MHKKVMLTGDRPTGMLHLGHYVGSIVNRLKYQEEYETYVIIADLHTLTTRPDLNSINEISSNVREMVLDYLACGINPEKAHIYLQSAIPELLELNLILSMIVMVNRLQRIPSIKDMSLAAGFTEVPYGLLGYPVLMSADILMAKANLVPVGRDNEAHIELARELARRFNSLYGENFFPIPEAIFTDSQSLVGIYGKHKMSKSLGNAIFLSDDENLLRKKVMSMFTDPKRVRADVPGEVENNPVFIYHDFFNNNVDELCELKARYKRGKIGDVEVKERLFEALNKFLMPIRERRAFFKDKKKYVDEVIFEGTSKTRKVAMEVINGAKKLMGLSKTWNIVRRNAEKAKE is encoded by the coding sequence TTGCATAAGAAAGTTATGCTTACAGGGGATAGGCCTACCGGTATGCTCCATTTGGGGCATTATGTCGGTTCTATTGTTAATAGATTAAAATACCAAGAGGAATATGAGACTTATGTTATTATAGCCGATTTGCATACTCTTACAACAAGACCAGATTTAAATAGTATTAATGAAATATCTTCTAACGTTAGGGAGATGGTTTTGGATTATCTTGCTTGTGGAATTAATCCAGAAAAAGCTCATATATATTTACAATCGGCTATACCAGAATTACTAGAGCTTAACTTAATACTTTCAATGATTGTTATGGTAAATCGTTTGCAGAGGATTCCTAGCATAAAGGATATGAGTCTAGCTGCTGGGTTTACGGAGGTTCCCTATGGACTTTTAGGTTACCCGGTACTCATGAGTGCCGATATTTTAATGGCTAAGGCCAATTTAGTTCCAGTCGGACGTGATAATGAGGCTCACATTGAGCTTGCAAGAGAACTTGCAAGAAGATTTAATTCTCTTTATGGGGAGAATTTTTTTCCAATTCCTGAAGCTATTTTTACAGACTCTCAATCTCTTGTAGGAATTTACGGTAAGCATAAGATGAGTAAGAGTCTTGGTAATGCAATATTTTTAAGCGATGATGAGAATTTGTTACGTAAAAAAGTTATGTCTATGTTCACAGATCCAAAAAGAGTAAGGGCAGATGTACCGGGGGAAGTTGAAAATAATCCTGTTTTTATTTATCATGACTTTTTTAATAATAATGTTGATGAGCTTTGTGAACTTAAAGCTAGATATAAAAGGGGCAAGATTGGTGATGTTGAAGTTAAGGAAAGGCTTTTTGAGGCTTTAAATAAATTTTTAATGCCAATTAGGGAGAGAAGAGCTTTTTTTAAAGATAAAAAAAAATATGTTGATGAGGTGATTTTTGAGGGTACAAGTAAGACTAGAAAAGTTGCAATGGAGGTTATAAATGGTGCTAAAAAATTAATGGGGCTTTCGAAAACTTGGAACATTGTGAGGCGAAATGCAGAAAAAGCTAAGGAGTGA
- a CDS encoding AI-2E family transporter translates to MALNLDTADRLKFFKIQSVFYSVVLIVILISVLKIAQTVFKPLAIAVVLGFLVYPIYTFLKRLLIPRVLVVLVIFFFLFLFSYLVFNFVYYSITVLIKQLPYYQKQLIFIIRDILDKYRVDSAIIGSVDFSGYVYPFLTRISNEIIGFASSLVVLFLLLYFLLSEIHIFGIKVRKAFGYSASERFVEALDTINNQISKYLVIKVFVSCLTGFLVFIGLTSFGQDFPLVWAVLTFVFNFIPSIGSILAVFFIVVAALVQFYPNLNLVLYIFVYNTSVQVLIGNILEPKMQGHRLDISPFLLLCFLFFWGWLWGIVGLLIAYPFTVIIKVIVDNIDYLKPFSVFLSGSKILGDINDELSSSKES, encoded by the coding sequence TTGGCTTTAAATTTAGATACTGCGGATAGGTTAAAATTTTTTAAAATCCAGTCCGTTTTTTATTCTGTGGTACTGATTGTGATTTTGATTAGTGTATTAAAAATAGCACAGACGGTGTTTAAGCCTTTAGCTATTGCTGTAGTTCTTGGGTTTTTAGTGTATCCCATTTATACTTTTCTTAAAAGATTGCTAATTCCGAGGGTTTTAGTAGTTCTTGTAATTTTCTTTTTTCTCTTTTTATTTTCTTATTTAGTTTTTAATTTTGTTTATTACAGTATTACTGTTTTGATCAAGCAATTGCCTTATTATCAAAAGCAGTTGATCTTTATCATAAGGGATATCCTTGATAAGTATAGAGTAGATAGTGCTATTATTGGTTCTGTAGATTTTTCTGGGTACGTTTATCCTTTTTTAACTCGAATATCTAATGAAATTATTGGGTTTGCAAGTAGTTTGGTAGTATTGTTTTTATTGTTGTATTTTCTACTGTCAGAAATACATATTTTTGGCATAAAGGTTAGAAAGGCTTTTGGGTATTCCGCTTCGGAGAGGTTTGTTGAAGCTTTGGATACAATAAATAATCAGATTAGTAAATATTTAGTAATAAAGGTTTTTGTTAGCTGTTTAACAGGTTTTCTAGTATTTATAGGATTGACTTCTTTTGGACAGGATTTCCCTCTAGTTTGGGCAGTGCTTACATTTGTTTTTAATTTTATTCCAAGCATAGGATCAATTTTGGCTGTGTTTTTTATTGTGGTAGCTGCTTTAGTGCAGTTCTATCCAAATTTAAATTTGGTGCTTTATATATTCGTATACAATACCTCCGTTCAAGTATTGATTGGAAATATTCTAGAGCCAAAAATGCAGGGGCATAGGCTTGATATTTCTCCTTTTTTGCTGCTTTGTTTTCTTTTCTTTTGGGGTTGGCTTTGGGGCATCGTAGGGCTTTTAATAGCTTATCCTTTTACCGTGATTATAAAAGTGATAGTTGATAATATAGATTATTTAAAACCTTTCTCTGTGTTTTTAAGTGGTTCAAAGATACTGGGCGACATTAATGATGAATTGAGCAGTAGTAAGGAGAGTTAA
- the cdaA gene encoding diadenylate cyclase CdaA, with product MFMIDMINMIQVKDILFRILDLGLISILIYYVYKNVVNSYSIHLLKGMIIIASVGIISYYLNLHTINWLLSYIASILPIAMLILFNKEIKKIIMQIGNFNLSFKLANRKEETTKIVSEIIKAIKHLSEQKSGSLICVEKKIQLEQLINKGVKLDSIVSNEILISIFGYETPLHDGAVIISNNKIVYAGSFLPLSNIESISKTFGTRHRAGLGISENSDAITIITSEETGSISLTSNGKLEYNLSLNEVRKKLNLALIE from the coding sequence ATGTTTATGATAGATATGATTAATATGATTCAAGTAAAAGATATTCTCTTTAGAATATTAGACCTAGGTCTGATCAGTATTTTAATTTATTATGTTTATAAAAATGTGGTTAATTCTTATTCCATCCACTTACTTAAAGGAATGATCATAATTGCATCTGTTGGGATTATTTCTTATTATCTTAATTTACACACTATAAACTGGCTATTAAGCTATATAGCAAGTATCTTGCCTATTGCAATGCTTATTCTGTTTAACAAAGAAATAAAAAAGATTATAATGCAAATTGGGAATTTTAACCTATCTTTTAAGCTTGCAAACCGAAAAGAAGAAACTACTAAAATTGTTTCCGAGATAATAAAAGCAATCAAGCATTTATCGGAACAAAAGTCTGGTAGCCTAATCTGCGTTGAAAAAAAGATACAGCTAGAACAACTAATAAATAAAGGGGTAAAATTAGACTCCATCGTCTCTAACGAAATATTAATATCAATTTTTGGCTATGAAACACCTCTGCACGATGGAGCTGTCATTATTAGCAATAACAAAATCGTTTATGCTGGCTCCTTTCTGCCCCTTTCTAATATTGAATCTATTAGCAAAACTTTTGGAACAAGACACAGAGCGGGTCTTGGAATTTCCGAAAACTCAGATGCAATAACAATAATTACTTCTGAAGAAACTGGATCCATTTCGCTCACAAGTAACGGAAAACTAGAGTATAATTTAAGCTTAAACGAAGTTAGGAAGAAATTAAATCTTGCATTAATAGAATGA
- a CDS encoding CdaR family protein, producing the protein MNIGKKIRNITKFLFEDWQNKSISILIAIVMFTAFYLNNIESITIEKEIKILLKDEITLGKVPDYTKILLTAKVNKENLKYLDLDRIILLVEATNIKEAGEYELPIKVKNLNAIPVAEYKLSRNTISLNLDKKISKLVKIEPKFTLLEKESKGEYFIAKYNISPERLRIYGPEKAIETINTIKTEIKEFDTRTIFISEHLEVLSPNPLITLEKSHVMVTITLSKKYTHTTIKNPDLIFNNVKSGLEIKNKDKILNPENEMFIKIRSRLSEKIIKMHIDNKNISFNLDLGHIQTPGIYNINTDIIFKNNAHGIEVYEQEPKTIRLEVIPSEQ; encoded by the coding sequence ATGAACATAGGCAAAAAAATTAGAAACATAACGAAGTTTTTGTTTGAAGACTGGCAAAATAAATCTATTTCTATTTTAATAGCTATTGTTATGTTTACAGCGTTTTACTTGAACAACATAGAATCAATCACAATAGAAAAAGAGATCAAGATTTTACTAAAAGATGAAATTACACTTGGAAAGGTTCCTGATTACACTAAAATACTACTTACGGCAAAAGTTAACAAAGAGAATTTAAAATACCTGGACCTTGACCGCATAATCTTATTAGTTGAGGCTACCAATATAAAAGAGGCAGGAGAATATGAACTTCCAATTAAGGTCAAAAATCTTAATGCTATTCCCGTTGCTGAGTACAAACTTTCAAGGAACACAATTTCACTAAATCTAGATAAAAAAATCTCAAAATTAGTAAAAATTGAACCTAAATTTACACTACTTGAAAAGGAAAGCAAAGGAGAATATTTTATTGCCAAGTATAATATCTCACCTGAAAGATTAAGAATATATGGACCTGAAAAGGCGATAGAAACAATTAATACAATTAAAACTGAAATAAAAGAATTTGACACGAGAACCATATTTATCTCGGAGCATCTTGAAGTATTATCTCCAAATCCACTCATCACACTCGAGAAAAGTCATGTAATGGTTACTATTACACTAAGCAAAAAATACACACATACAACAATAAAAAATCCTGATTTGATTTTCAATAATGTCAAAAGTGGATTAGAAATAAAAAATAAGGATAAAATTCTAAATCCAGAGAACGAAATGTTTATTAAAATAAGAAGTAGGCTATCTGAAAAAATAATTAAGATGCACATAGATAATAAAAACATTAGTTTTAATCTGGATTTAGGCCATATTCAAACTCCAGGAATTTACAACATTAATACAGACATAATATTTAAAAATAATGCACATGGTATAGAGGTATATGAACAAGAACCTAAAACGATAAGGCTAGAGGTAATTCCAAGCGAACAATAA
- the acpS gene encoding holo-ACP synthase, translating to MKSIGCDIIQVKRLNSLLENKRKLERFFTKGEIESLEMKGKGILESLAGKFAAKEALIKSLSPLIKNKIRYSLKDMEVVKLPAGNVAFQLHNDIASLINKMSLKLYLTISHEREYAIAFVMVED from the coding sequence ATGAAATCAATAGGATGTGATATAATACAAGTTAAAAGGCTTAACAGTCTATTGGAAAATAAAAGGAAATTAGAGAGGTTCTTTACGAAAGGGGAGATTGAAAGTTTAGAAATGAAAGGGAAAGGGATTTTAGAAAGTCTAGCTGGTAAGTTTGCAGCAAAAGAAGCTTTAATTAAATCTTTAAGTCCTCTGATAAAGAATAAAATAAGGTACTCTCTTAAAGATATGGAGGTCGTTAAGTTGCCGGCTGGGAATGTCGCATTCCAGTTGCATAATGATATTGCAAGCTTGATAAACAAAATGAGCCTAAAATTATATTTAACCATATCACATGAAAGGGAGTATGCTATTGCTTTTGTAATGGTAGAAGATTGA
- a CDS encoding DUF2225 domain-containing protein, which produces MNKISYFTKCETECPLCNCKFRREDLLTGSGRLISGELKVDLKREYVKNEKYGDVFPRIYSITVCPGCYLAAFPTEFNTIATFGPQIRQRLISCEQKRKGIKSLFDDNLNFGQPRGLREGAASYILAMMCYEHIDKSHNPTLNQAKCAIRAAWVFEDLHKENSNQNYNYLQKIFYYKAAYLYKLTIEKEQDNSEPISTEAVFGPDTDKNYGYDSALYLSGLLEYFYGNKDNKEYRYNQLVEIKTVLSKIAGMGKSSKEKPSILLDKIKEVYFKISKEIKTLK; this is translated from the coding sequence ATGAACAAAATATCATATTTTACAAAATGCGAAACCGAATGCCCTTTGTGTAACTGTAAGTTTAGAAGAGAAGATCTCCTGACAGGAAGCGGCCGTTTGATATCTGGGGAGTTGAAGGTTGACTTAAAAAGAGAATATGTAAAGAATGAAAAATATGGAGACGTTTTCCCTAGGATATATTCAATAACGGTGTGCCCTGGTTGTTATCTGGCTGCTTTCCCAACTGAATTTAACACAATAGCAACCTTTGGTCCTCAAATAAGGCAACGGTTGATAAGCTGTGAACAAAAACGAAAAGGAATAAAGTCACTCTTTGATGACAATCTAAACTTTGGCCAGCCAAGAGGACTTAGAGAAGGTGCTGCTAGTTATATACTTGCTATGATGTGCTATGAGCATATCGATAAGAGTCATAATCCAACTCTAAATCAGGCAAAGTGTGCAATAAGAGCAGCTTGGGTCTTTGAGGACCTTCACAAGGAAAATTCAAATCAAAATTATAACTATTTGCAAAAAATATTTTATTACAAGGCGGCTTATCTTTACAAATTAACAATTGAAAAAGAACAAGATAACTCAGAACCGATTTCTACTGAGGCCGTATTCGGTCCTGACACCGATAAAAATTATGGATATGACAGTGCTTTGTACTTATCGGGTTTGCTGGAATACTTTTATGGCAATAAAGACAATAAGGAATACAGATACAATCAATTAGTTGAAATTAAGACTGTGCTCTCTAAAATAGCTGGAATGGGGAAATCATCGAAAGAAAAACCCTCAATACTCTTAGACAAAATAAAAGAGGTTTATTTTAAAATTTCAAAAGAAATAAAAACTTTAAAATAA
- the truA gene encoding tRNA pseudouridine(38-40) synthase TruA, with the protein MKKIFAEIAYDGSLYHGFQIQPKSPTIQGELEKALEKISKTKIRIHSSGRTDKGVHARGQVISFYININIAPKNLKMALNSLLRNDIRIIKLKYTKDEFQPRFNAKKRKYSYYILNDENHYPWEAYQAYYVKKKLNINRLNEMSEMLIGTHDFTTFSCIRDQTNSKLKKIYFARFKKKNKFVIFEIIGSSFLWKMVRSITGTILDIEIKNEPVCTFMQILNSKNRKFARKTAPAKALFLDKVYYEKQIN; encoded by the coding sequence ATGAAGAAGATATTTGCCGAAATAGCATATGATGGATCTTTGTATCACGGATTTCAAATTCAACCTAAAAGCCCTACAATACAGGGCGAGCTTGAAAAAGCTTTAGAGAAAATAAGTAAGACAAAGATCAGGATTCACTCATCAGGCAGAACTGACAAAGGGGTTCACGCAAGAGGCCAAGTAATATCCTTTTATATAAACATAAATATTGCCCCAAAAAATTTAAAGATGGCTCTAAACTCTCTTTTAAGAAATGATATTAGGATCATAAAATTAAAATATACAAAGGATGAATTTCAACCCAGGTTTAATGCCAAGAAGAGAAAATACAGCTATTACATTCTCAATGACGAGAATCATTACCCCTGGGAAGCATATCAAGCTTATTATGTAAAGAAAAAATTAAATATCAATAGATTAAATGAAATGTCTGAAATGTTGATTGGAACACATGACTTTACTACATTTTCATGCATAAGAGATCAAACAAATTCAAAACTGAAAAAAATTTATTTTGCTAGGTTTAAGAAAAAAAATAAGTTTGTTATATTTGAGATAATAGGCTCTTCTTTTTTATGGAAAATGGTAAGATCAATAACAGGAACAATACTTGATATAGAAATAAAAAACGAACCTGTTTGTACCTTTATGCAAATTCTAAACTCAAAAAATAGAAAATTTGCGAGAAAAACAGCACCTGCAAAGGCGTTATTTCTGGATAAGGTTTATTATGAAAAACAAATTAATTAA